ATGACTCGGATATTATATATGAATCACCTTCCCCAGCGCTGCTTCAGCCGCCTCTGCAAGAGCTTCGGGAAGCGTGGGGTGGGGATGAATCGTCCCGGCCAAGTCCTCAAGGAAAGCGGCATTTTCTATGGCAAGTGAGGCTTCGCTTATCAGCATGGAGGCATTTGCTCCCACGATGTGGATGCCCAGAATTTCGCCGCTCTTCTTATCCGCCACCACCTTCACGAACCCTTCAGTCCCATCCCCGGTAAGCGTAAGCGCACTTCCTGAGGCTCGGAAGGGGAACCTGCCTGTAATTATTTCAAAGCCCTTCTTCCTTGCACTTTCTTCGTCCAGACCAACGGTAGCTATCTCTGGCTCGGAAAAGACAGTTTCGGGTATTGCCCTGTTATCAAAGGCACTTGGCAGACCTGCTATTACCTCGGCAGCCACTTTGCCTTCCCTGAAAGCTTTATGCGCCAGGAATGGAGCACCTGCCACGTCCCCGACTGCGTATATCCTCGGGTCTGTTGTTCTTCGCTTCTCATCGACTTTTATAAAGCCCTTTTTATCAAGCTCCGCCTTTGTATTTTCCAATCCCAGATTCACGCTGTTGGGTTTCACGCCCACAGCCACCATTATTTTATCAGCTTTGAGTTCGGTTTTTTTGCCCTCTTTATCGCTGATGGTTACTATTACCCCCTTGTTTTCCATACGCATTCCTTCAGGTTTGGAATTGTAATATACCTCCATTCCCAGTTTCTTCATTTTCTGGCTCACCACTTCGACCAATTCCGGATCGAATTTGGTCAGTATCCGGGGCGAGCGCTGGATTATTTTCACCCGTGTACCAAGCTTGGCATACATCGTCCCGAGTTCTATACTGATGTATCCGGCGCCGATGATTATCATGTCATCGGGCACTTTCATAAGGCTCAGAGCCTCATTGGAGTTGATAACAAACCTGCTATCATAGGGAAATCCCGGGATATCCGCAGGTCGCGAGCCTGTTGCTATTATTGCATTCCCAAACTTGATGGTAGAAGTTTCACCATCAGGTAAAGTAACCCTTGCCTTATCAGAGGACTCAAGATAAGCCTCGCCCTTTATCACTTGCACGCCGTATTTCTTGCAGAGAAAGCCTATTCCGTCCCTGAGTTTTTTTACAACCTCGAATTTCCACATCTGGAGCTTTTTAAAATCGAATTCAACCGAACCCTTTATCCCCATATTCCCCGGATTTTTTATTTCGTAGATAAGGTTAGCGGCATGGATTAAAGCCTTTGAAGGAATGCAACCGCTGTAAACGCAAACGCCGCCGAGGTCGTACTTCTCCACAAGTATCACGTCCTTGCCGAGCTGCGAAGCCCGTATAGCCGCCGTGTATCCACCCGGACCGCCGCCGACAACCAGGACATCGCAGCCTGTAATAATATCTCCCATTACCATTACATCACATCCACCAGCAGCAAATCCGGGTCTTTCAGGTGCTCTATAAGGGTATTCATAAACCTTGCAGCCTGCGCCCCGTCCAGTACCCTGTGGTCAAACGACAGCACAAGAGGCAGTATCTTTCGTATCTTGATTTCTCCATCAATCACGACTGGCATCTCTCGTATCCTGTGCACGCCGAGAATTGCAACGTCCGGAGGATTGATTATGGGCGTTGAAAAAATCCCGCCTATACTTCCTATATTCGTTATGGTGAAGGTATTGCCCTTTAGCTCGGGAAGCTTAATTTTCCGGCTTCGCGCCTCCTGAGAGAGCCTTTCAGTCTCCTGCGCAAGTTCCATTATGCTCTTCTCGTCTGCGTTCTTTATGACAGGAACCATCAAACCGTCCGGAGTGTCAACCGCTATCCCGATGTTATAATAGCGTTTTAATATTATTTCATTTTTCTCGGAATCAAGGGATGCGTTGAGGTACGGGTGCTGCTTCAACGCTACCGTCACCGCTTTGACGATAAATGCAAGGTAAGTGAGCTTTATGCCTTTCTCTTCTGCTGTCTTTTTCTCCTTTTCCCTGAGTTTCACAAGCTCCGTGACATCCGCCTCGTCCATTGAAACCACGTGCGGCGCTGTGAATAAAGATTTAACCATCCTGTCCGCTATGGTCTTGCGTATGCCTTTTACTGCAATTCTCTCTTCCAGGGCTTTTATTTCCGGCGCGGCTTCAGCCACAGCTTCAGTCGGTTTTGGCGCTTCTTTAAATTTTTTAACATCCTCATCGGTAATCCTGCCGCCTGGTCCTGTCCCTGCAACTCCGGATATATCCACGCCCAGTTCCCTTGCCAGGCGCCTTGTTGAGGGAGAAGCTAAAACCCGCTCCGGCATCTCAGGCGGCTTCACTTCAGGTTTTAATTCCGCAGGCTTTGACTCAGGTTTAGCTGCGGGCTTTGCCTCAGGAATTTTTACCTCTTCACCTGGCAGGGCAAGCGAGGCAAGGATACTTCCAACTTTTATATTATCTCCCTCTTTTCCATAGAGTTTCGATATCTTCCCGGCTTTCGGTGATGGTATTTCAACAATCGCCTTGTCAGTCTCGATCTCAGCCACAGCCTGGTCAGCCTTTATTTCCTCTCCGACTTTTACAAGCCACTTAACAAGCGTGCCTTCGGTTACACCCTCGCCTACATCTGGAAACTTTACATCCACCATAATCTCACCTCAGAAAGCCGCCACCTCTTTTATGGCATTGGCTACCTTTTCGGCATCGGGCAGGTAGTAATCCTCAAGCTTGGGCAGCGGTACCGGGACATCGTATCCTGTAACCCGCCTAACCGGTGCTTCAAGAGAAAGGAATGCTTTCTCGTTAATCCTTGCAATTATCTCAGCCCCCAGACCCAGAGTCCTTGGCTCCTCGTGGACTATTACCGCTCTTCCTGTCTTCTTGACAGAATCTATTATGAGCTTATCATCCAGAGGCGAGAGCGTGCGTAAATCTATTAACTCAACGCTTGTATCCTTGACCTTTTCCAGGGCTTCCTGGCATACCCTGACCATACCGCCCCAGCATATCAGGGTCAGCTCATCTCCTTCGGTGAGCTTTTTGCCTTCGCCGAGGGGCACTGTATAATCCCCTTCGGGTACTTCTTCCTTGAAGGCACGGTAAAGCCTTTTTGGCTCGAAAAAGAAAACAGGGTCGGGATCCCTGATCGAGGATATAAGTAAACCTTTTGCATCGTATGGAGATGATGGTATCACCACCTTCATGCCAGGGATGTGGATAAAAAACGTTGCCACTGCTTCCGAATGGTGCTCCAATGCTCTCACCCCTCCACCATAAGGCGCCCTTACGACAAGGGGGCAGTGGTACGCCCCTCTTGAGCGGTACCTGATTCTGGAAGCATGGGCAGCCAGTTGATCTATCGTCATATAGCTGAATCCCTCGAACTGTATCTCTGCCACAGGCTTGAGCCCTGAGACTGCCATGCCTATCGCAGTCCCGACAATGCCAGATTCAGCAAGTGGCGTATCGATTACCCTTTCGCTTCCGAACTTTTCAAGAAGCCCCTCGGTTACCCTGAACACCCCGCCGTCCACGCCCACATCCTCGCCCATAACCACAACTGAAGGGTCTCTTTTCATCTCTTCATGCAGGGCAAGGTTGATTGCCTGCACCATGTTGAGTTTAGCCATGTCTATCCCTTCTTTTTTATAAAGTCAAGGAGTTCTTCCATCTGCTCTTTTAAGTGCGGAGGCATTTCCGCATACACATACCTGAACATGTTCTCCACCCCCGGCTTATAGGCTTCAGCCTCTTCCACAGCCTTCTCGACTTCTTCTGTGAGTTCTTTTATCAGTTTGTCTTCGTAGCTCTGGCTCCAGATGCCTTTTTTCTCAAGATATATGCGCAGGCGCTTTATCGGGTCTTTTTTTCTCCATTCCTCTACCTCAGCATTTTGTCTGTATCGTGTGGGATCATCGGATGTTGTATGCGCACCCAGGCGGTAAGTATAGCATTCTATGAATGTGGGTCCGCCCCCTGACCTTGCTTTCTCAAGTGCAGCCTTTGTCGCGCTGTAAACCGCGAGCACATCGTTGCCGTCCACCTGGATCCCATCAAAACCATATGCCAGAGCCTTCTGAGCCAGTGTTTTGGAAGCAGTCTGCCTCTCGCGCGGCAGGGATATGGCGTACTGGTTGTTCTCGCAGATGAAGACTGTTGGAGTCTTGAATACTCCAGCGAAATTCATACCTTCATGAAAATCCCCTTCGGAAGTGGCACCATCCCCTAAATATACAGCAACAGCTATATTTTCCTTCTTAATTTTTGCAGCCCAGGCTGCACCTACTGCATGGGGTATCTGGGTTGACACAGGTATATTAACGGTAAAGTTTTTGGGAGGGATGTTCATGTTGGCATCTTCAGAACCCATCCAGTAAATATAGATAAACTTCAGAGGAATCCCTCTTGCTATTTGAACTCCGTGCTGCCTGAAGTAGGGAAAAAACCAGTCATCGGGTGCCATGGCAAAAGCACTTCCTATCTGGCAACCTTCGTGCCCAAGGCATGATCCAAAGGTAAGCATTCTGCCCTGGCGCTGAAGCTTCAGGGCTTTATCATCAAACATGCGCGTGAGCACCATCGTCCTGTAAAATTTTTCAAGCGTTTCCTTATCCAGAGCTGGCTCCAAACTC
The DNA window shown above is from Candidatus Methanoperedens sp. and carries:
- the lpdA gene encoding dihydrolipoyl dehydrogenase; translation: MVMGDIITGCDVLVVGGGPGGYTAAIRASQLGKDVILVEKYDLGGVCVYSGCIPSKALIHAANLIYEIKNPGNMGIKGSVEFDFKKLQMWKFEVVKKLRDGIGFLCKKYGVQVIKGEAYLESSDKARVTLPDGETSTIKFGNAIIATGSRPADIPGFPYDSRFVINSNEALSLMKVPDDMIIIGAGYISIELGTMYAKLGTRVKIIQRSPRILTKFDPELVEVVSQKMKKLGMEVYYNSKPEGMRMENKGVIVTISDKEGKKTELKADKIMVAVGVKPNSVNLGLENTKAELDKKGFIKVDEKRRTTDPRIYAVGDVAGAPFLAHKAFREGKVAAEVIAGLPSAFDNRAIPETVFSEPEIATVGLDEESARKKGFEIITGRFPFRASGSALTLTGDGTEGFVKVVADKKSGEILGIHIVGANASMLISEASLAIENAAFLEDLAGTIHPHPTLPEALAEAAEAALGKVIHI
- a CDS encoding alpha-ketoacid dehydrogenase subunit beta, with protein sequence MAKLNMVQAINLALHEEMKRDPSVVVMGEDVGVDGGVFRVTEGLLEKFGSERVIDTPLAESGIVGTAIGMAVSGLKPVAEIQFEGFSYMTIDQLAAHASRIRYRSRGAYHCPLVVRAPYGGGVRALEHHSEAVATFFIHIPGMKVVIPSSPYDAKGLLISSIRDPDPVFFFEPKRLYRAFKEEVPEGDYTVPLGEGKKLTEGDELTLICWGGMVRVCQEALEKVKDTSVELIDLRTLSPLDDKLIIDSVKKTGRAVIVHEEPRTLGLGAEIIARINEKAFLSLEAPVRRVTGYDVPVPLPKLEDYYLPDAEKVANAIKEVAAF
- a CDS encoding dihydrolipoamide acetyltransferase family protein, encoding MVDVKFPDVGEGVTEGTLVKWLVKVGEEIKADQAVAEIETDKAIVEIPSPKAGKISKLYGKEGDNIKVGSILASLALPGEEVKIPEAKPAAKPESKPAELKPEVKPPEMPERVLASPSTRRLARELGVDISGVAGTGPGGRITDEDVKKFKEAPKPTEAVAEAAPEIKALEERIAVKGIRKTIADRMVKSLFTAPHVVSMDEADVTELVKLREKEKKTAEEKGIKLTYLAFIVKAVTVALKQHPYLNASLDSEKNEIILKRYYNIGIAVDTPDGLMVPVIKNADEKSIMELAQETERLSQEARSRKIKLPELKGNTFTITNIGSIGGIFSTPIINPPDVAILGVHRIREMPVVIDGEIKIRKILPLVLSFDHRVLDGAQAARFMNTLIEHLKDPDLLLVDVM
- the pdhA gene encoding pyruvate dehydrogenase (acetyl-transferring) E1 component subunit alpha encodes the protein MPRQKILDMSVDWLSILDPEGNVDKSLEPALDKETLEKFYRTMVLTRMFDDKALKLQRQGRMLTFGSCLGHEGCQIGSAFAMAPDDWFFPYFRQHGVQIARGIPLKFIYIYWMGSEDANMNIPPKNFTVNIPVSTQIPHAVGAAWAAKIKKENIAVAVYLGDGATSEGDFHEGMNFAGVFKTPTVFICENNQYAISLPRERQTASKTLAQKALAYGFDGIQVDGNDVLAVYSATKAALEKARSGGGPTFIECYTYRLGAHTTSDDPTRYRQNAEVEEWRKKDPIKRLRIYLEKKGIWSQSYEDKLIKELTEEVEKAVEEAEAYKPGVENMFRYVYAEMPPHLKEQMEELLDFIKKKG